One genomic region from Streptomyces sp. NBC_01304 encodes:
- a CDS encoding acyl-CoA dehydrogenase family protein, with the protein MSAPSPNQPSQPKVTEREARQVAEAAREQDWRKPSFAKELFLGRFRLDLIHPHPLPPDEDAQRGEEFLAKLHDFCETKIDSARIEREAQIPDEVINGLKELGALGMKIDTKYGGLGLTQVYYNKALALVGSANPSIGALLSAHQSIGVPQPLKIFGTQEQKDAFLPRLARTDISAFLLTEPDVGSDPARLATTAVPDGDSYVVDGVKLWTTNGVVADLLVVMARVPKSEGHKGGITAFVVEAASEGVTVEHRNAFMGLRGLENGVTRFHQVRVPAANRIGPEGAGLKIALTTLNTGRLSLPAMCVGAGKWCLKIAREWSAAREQWGKPVAKHEAVGGKISFIAATTFALEAVLDLSSQMADEDRNDIRIEAALAKLYGSEMAWLMADELLQIRGGRGFETAESLAARGERAVPAEQVLRDLRINRIFEGSTEIMHLLIAREAVDAHLKVAGDLIDPDKSLSDKAKAGARAGGFYARWLPKLVAGPGQLPRTYADFHPSGHRDLSTHLRYVERASRKLARSTFYAMSRWQGRMETKQGFLGRIVDIGAELFAMSAACVRAELLRTTEDYGREAYQLADVFCRQSRIRVDELFARLWTNTDDLDRKVVDGVLGGTYTWLEQGIVDPSGEGPWIADATPGPAKNENVHRPIR; encoded by the coding sequence ATGTCCGCACCATCCCCGAACCAGCCGAGCCAGCCCAAGGTCACTGAGCGGGAAGCCCGCCAGGTGGCCGAGGCGGCGCGCGAACAGGACTGGCGCAAGCCGAGCTTCGCCAAGGAGCTGTTCCTCGGCCGCTTCCGGCTCGACCTGATCCACCCGCATCCCCTGCCGCCCGACGAGGACGCCCAGCGCGGCGAGGAGTTCCTCGCGAAGCTGCACGACTTCTGCGAGACGAAGATCGACAGCGCCCGGATCGAGCGCGAGGCGCAGATCCCGGACGAGGTCATCAACGGCCTCAAGGAGCTCGGCGCGCTCGGCATGAAGATCGACACGAAGTACGGCGGCCTGGGACTGACCCAGGTGTACTACAACAAGGCGCTGGCGCTTGTCGGTTCGGCCAACCCCTCGATCGGCGCGCTGCTCTCCGCGCACCAGTCGATCGGGGTCCCGCAGCCGCTCAAGATCTTCGGCACCCAGGAGCAGAAGGACGCCTTCCTGCCCCGCCTCGCCCGCACCGACATCTCGGCGTTCCTCCTCACCGAGCCGGACGTGGGGTCGGACCCGGCGCGGCTCGCGACGACGGCGGTGCCCGACGGGGACTCGTACGTCGTCGACGGCGTGAAGCTGTGGACCACCAACGGCGTCGTGGCCGACCTGCTCGTGGTCATGGCCCGCGTGCCCAAGTCCGAGGGCCACAAGGGCGGCATCACGGCCTTCGTCGTCGAGGCGGCGTCCGAGGGCGTCACCGTGGAGCACCGCAACGCCTTCATGGGCCTGCGCGGCCTGGAGAACGGCGTGACCCGTTTCCACCAGGTCAGGGTCCCGGCGGCGAACCGCATCGGCCCCGAGGGCGCGGGCCTCAAGATCGCGCTGACCACCCTCAACACCGGCCGTCTCTCCCTCCCCGCGATGTGCGTGGGCGCCGGCAAGTGGTGCCTGAAGATCGCCCGCGAGTGGTCGGCGGCCCGCGAACAGTGGGGCAAGCCGGTCGCCAAGCACGAGGCCGTGGGCGGCAAGATCTCCTTCATCGCGGCGACGACGTTCGCGCTGGAGGCCGTACTGGACCTCTCCTCCCAGATGGCGGACGAGGACCGCAACGACATCCGCATCGAGGCGGCCCTCGCCAAGCTGTACGGCTCCGAGATGGCCTGGCTGATGGCCGACGAGCTGCTCCAGATCCGTGGCGGCCGAGGCTTCGAGACGGCGGAATCCCTTGCCGCGCGCGGCGAGCGCGCGGTCCCCGCCGAACAGGTCCTGCGCGACCTGCGCATCAACCGCATCTTCGAGGGCTCGACCGAGATCATGCACCTCCTCATCGCCCGCGAGGCCGTGGACGCGCACCTGAAGGTGGCGGGCGACCTGATCGACCCGGACAAGTCCCTCTCCGACAAGGCGAAGGCGGGCGCGCGGGCGGGCGGCTTCTACGCCCGCTGGCTGCCGAAACTGGTGGCGGGTCCCGGCCAACTCCCGCGTACGTACGCCGACTTCCACCCGTCCGGACACCGCGACCTCTCCACCCACCTCCGGTACGTCGAGCGGGCATCCCGCAAACTGGCCCGCTCCACCTTCTACGCGATGTCCCGCTGGCAGGGCCGCATGGAGACCAAGCAGGGCTTCCTCGGCCGCATCGTGGACATCGGCGCGGAGCTCTTCGCGATGAGCGCGGCCTGCGTACGGGCGGAGCTCCTGCGCACGACGGAGGACTACGGCCGCGAGGCCTACCAGCTCGCCGACGTCTTCTGCCGCCAGTCCCGCATCCGCGTCGACGAGCTCTTCGCCCGCCTGTGGACCAACACCGACGACTTGGACCGCAAGGTCGTGGACGGCGTCCTCGGCGGCACGTACACCTGGCTCGAACAGGGCATCGTCGACCCGAGCGGCGAAGGCCCGTGGATCGCGGACGCGACACCGGGGCCGGCGAAGAACGAGAACGTGCATCGTCCGATCCGCTGA
- a CDS encoding aldehyde dehydrogenase family protein, with the protein MTDTHAFWLAGRQATGETTLDVTSPWDGRLVAKASIPTDAQVEEAVAAAYAVRDEFAATPAHVRAAALDHVSKRLVERTEEIAQLISAENGKPIKWARGEVGRAISVFRFAAEEARRFNGGEAQRLDTDAGGQGRLALTRRFSKGVVLGIAPFNFPLNLCAHKIAPAIAVGTPIILKPAPATPLSGLILGELLAETELPAGSWSVLPVANDHMPALVQDERLPVISFTGSDKVGYAIMDSVPRKHLTLELGGNGAAVVLGDFSSDADLDWAATRIATFSNYQGGQSCISVQRVIADASVYDRLLPRIVKAVEAQVTGDPSDAKTDVGPLVSEDAAKRVESWVDEAVKAGAQLLTGGKRDGATYAPTVLGDVPADVTISCEEVFGPVLTVKKVDGEDEAFAAVNDSKYGLQAGVFTHNLQTAFRAHRALEVGGVIVGDVPSYRADQMPYGGVKQSGVGREGVRFAMDDYTYERVMVLTGLDL; encoded by the coding sequence ATGACCGACACCCACGCCTTCTGGCTCGCCGGCCGCCAGGCCACCGGCGAGACCACGCTCGACGTCACCTCGCCCTGGGACGGCCGCCTCGTCGCCAAGGCGAGCATCCCGACCGACGCCCAGGTCGAAGAGGCCGTCGCCGCCGCGTACGCCGTACGCGACGAGTTCGCCGCCACCCCCGCCCACGTACGCGCCGCCGCCCTCGACCACGTCAGCAAGCGCCTGGTCGAGCGCACCGAGGAGATCGCCCAGCTGATCTCCGCCGAGAACGGCAAGCCGATCAAGTGGGCCCGCGGCGAGGTCGGCCGCGCCATCTCGGTCTTCCGCTTCGCCGCCGAGGAGGCCCGCCGCTTCAACGGCGGCGAGGCCCAGCGCCTCGACACCGACGCGGGCGGCCAGGGCCGGCTCGCGCTGACCCGCCGCTTCTCCAAGGGCGTCGTCCTCGGCATCGCGCCGTTCAACTTCCCGCTGAACCTGTGCGCCCACAAGATTGCCCCGGCCATCGCGGTCGGCACCCCGATCATCCTCAAGCCGGCCCCGGCCACCCCGCTCAGCGGCCTCATCCTCGGCGAGCTGCTGGCCGAGACCGAGCTCCCGGCCGGGTCCTGGTCCGTCCTGCCGGTCGCCAACGACCACATGCCGGCCCTGGTCCAGGACGAGCGGCTGCCCGTCATCTCCTTCACGGGCTCCGACAAGGTCGGCTACGCGATCATGGACTCGGTCCCGCGCAAGCACCTCACCCTGGAGCTCGGCGGCAACGGCGCCGCGGTCGTCCTCGGCGACTTCTCCTCGGACGCCGACCTCGACTGGGCCGCGACCCGCATCGCGACCTTCTCGAACTACCAGGGCGGCCAGTCCTGCATCTCGGTCCAGCGAGTGATCGCGGACGCGTCCGTGTACGACCGGCTCCTGCCGCGCATCGTCAAGGCCGTCGAGGCCCAGGTCACCGGCGACCCCTCGGACGCCAAGACTGACGTCGGCCCCCTCGTCAGCGAGGACGCGGCCAAGCGCGTCGAGTCCTGGGTCGACGAGGCCGTCAAGGCCGGCGCCCAGCTCCTGACCGGCGGCAAGCGCGACGGCGCCACCTACGCGCCGACCGTGCTCGGCGACGTACCGGCCGATGTCACGATCTCCTGCGAGGAGGTCTTCGGACCGGTCCTCACGGTCAAGAAGGTCGACGGCGAGGACGAGGCGTTCGCGGCGGTCAACGACTCCAAGTACGGCCTGCAGGCAGGCGTGTTCACGCACAACCTGCAGACCGCCTTCCGCGCCCACCGCGCCCTGGAGGTCGGCGGCGTGATCGTCGGCGACGTCCCGTCCTACCGCGCGGACCAGATGCCGTACGGCGGCGTGAAGCAGTCCGGCGTCGGCCGCGAGGGCGTCCGCTTCGCGATGGACGACTACACGTACGAGCGCGTCATGGTCCTCACCGGCCTGGACCTGTAA
- a CDS encoding PucR family transcriptional regulator → MPPTLASLVHHSALKLTVRAGEDRLDTPVRWAHVSELADPVPYLEGGELLLITALKLEAEEPQAMRRYVKRLVEAGVIGLGFAVGVAYEDIPEALVKAAETEGMPLLEVPRRTPFLAISKAVSAAIAADQYRSVTAGFAAQRELTKQAVSGGPEGLLAALAGQVDGWAALFDASGAVVATAPKWAARRAARLTSDVERLHDRPAPASSVVSGADDRVELHSIGTGRRPRTALAVGTAAPLGTAERYALHSAIALLTLTTERSRSLHSAEQRLGAAVLRMLLAGEPDHARTVAGELYGGLLDAPFRLLIAETASATAARAHADGHAVVAGAPPAPPADPENGDGDPLVALADVVEAGAARSGEAVLVVPDAGDRLVLLIADGGAAVAACVQHAEALEAARVKGRDQPTPDADELVVGLSAPAGPIAAASAYKQAEQALSVARRRGRALVEHEELAAGSVLPLLADDAVRAFADGMLRALHEHDATGRGDLVASLRAWLSRHGQWDAAAADLGVHRHTLRYRMRRVEEILGRSLDDPDARMELWLALKATAAASE, encoded by the coding sequence ATGCCGCCCACGCTCGCCTCGCTCGTCCATCACTCCGCGCTCAAGCTGACCGTGCGCGCGGGGGAGGACCGCCTGGACACCCCCGTCCGCTGGGCCCACGTCAGCGAGCTCGCCGACCCGGTGCCCTACCTGGAGGGCGGCGAGCTGCTCCTGATCACCGCGCTGAAGCTGGAGGCGGAGGAGCCCCAGGCCATGCGCCGCTATGTGAAGCGCCTGGTGGAGGCGGGGGTGATCGGGCTGGGCTTCGCCGTCGGGGTGGCGTACGAGGACATCCCCGAGGCCCTGGTGAAGGCGGCCGAGACCGAGGGCATGCCGCTCCTGGAGGTGCCACGGCGCACTCCGTTCCTGGCCATCAGCAAGGCGGTGTCGGCCGCCATCGCCGCCGACCAGTACCGCTCCGTCACCGCGGGCTTCGCCGCCCAGCGCGAGCTGACCAAGCAGGCGGTGTCCGGCGGGCCCGAGGGGCTGCTCGCCGCGCTCGCGGGGCAGGTCGACGGCTGGGCCGCGCTGTTCGACGCGTCCGGCGCCGTCGTCGCCACCGCCCCCAAGTGGGCCGCCCGCCGCGCCGCCCGGCTCACCTCCGACGTGGAGCGCCTGCACGACCGTCCTGCCCCCGCGAGCTCCGTCGTCAGCGGCGCCGACGACCGGGTCGAGCTGCACTCCATCGGCACCGGGCGCCGGCCGCGCACCGCGCTCGCCGTCGGTACGGCCGCCCCGCTGGGCACCGCCGAGCGTTATGCCCTGCACTCCGCGATCGCCCTGCTCACCCTCACCACGGAGCGCTCGCGCTCGCTGCACTCGGCCGAACAGCGCCTGGGCGCCGCGGTGTTGCGCATGCTCCTGGCCGGCGAGCCCGACCATGCCCGCACGGTCGCGGGCGAGCTGTACGGAGGCCTCCTCGACGCGCCCTTCCGCCTGCTCATCGCCGAGACGGCGTCCGCGACCGCCGCCCGGGCCCACGCCGACGGGCACGCGGTGGTGGCGGGCGCGCCTCCCGCTCCGCCGGCCGACCCCGAGAACGGGGACGGCGACCCGCTGGTCGCCCTCGCCGACGTGGTCGAGGCCGGGGCGGCCCGCTCCGGCGAGGCGGTCCTGGTCGTGCCGGACGCGGGGGACCGGCTTGTCCTGCTCATCGCGGACGGCGGCGCCGCGGTCGCGGCGTGCGTCCAGCACGCGGAGGCGCTGGAAGCCGCCCGGGTGAAGGGCCGGGACCAACCCACCCCCGACGCCGACGAGCTGGTCGTGGGCCTTTCTGCCCCCGCCGGACCGATCGCGGCCGCCTCCGCGTACAAGCAGGCCGAGCAGGCCCTGTCCGTCGCCCGTCGCCGGGGCCGGGCGCTGGTCGAGCACGAGGAACTGGCCGCGGGTTCGGTCCTGCCGCTCCTTGCCGACGACGCGGTACGCGCGTTCGCGGACGGCATGCTCCGGGCGCTGCACGAGCACGACGCCACCGGCCGTGGCGACCTGGTCGCCTCTCTCCGGGCGTGGCTCTCCCGGCACGGCCAATGGGACGCTGCGGCGGCGGACTTGGGCGTGCACCGGCATACGCTGCGCTACCGGATGCGCCGAGTCGAGGAGATCCTCGGCCGCTCCCTGGACGACCCGGATGCCCGGATGGAGCTCTGGCTGGCGCTGAAGGCGACGGCTGCGGCGTCCGAGTGA
- a CDS encoding ATP-binding protein, with protein sequence MDSDGTHDARGTRGTPVPRPAQPPAVPPAAPPSKPARPPVPAHAPGADPALPPRPDGAVFLEWLRAPRPEAPPGVWRLGHRARAAQEPEHVPGRQLLSGALIAFLCGWLMWSLLWNGYLGGWWVVPLELVTPDSWRSGQDRTVNALTWYTYYGLIAFAIMVAVGRVGRWSEVWRRYLAPRFKRPEPAQAPPAPQEDPARWPQLRQAGASEAADRLAGEAAAGLMRDVDHTRIDRAWQSVRSGRHALTDFTRAVLKDGAAACLHPSGARDLTARSARHDLRTGQVRLGRAADDKRNPYAYRGTGLALGPDLLGTSLLAVGPSGSGKTDRVTRPLAEALCLGALAGRAAVVVVGAAGAGLGPAEDYDVVVRVGHPDSVYDLDLYGGTTDPDEAAAVLAEALVGDLADPQPGGDSRRSTTVLAQLLGPFHAVHARFPGVPELRELLDGAPVPLDNLRKALDEAGQHAMVRELDARERQSGTPGDPGRLLADRIALLDRPAFAGFFDTSGQGSPFSLRALDHPVRVRIDLPERGHADASRILARLVLAQFTASAAHREDRSLFACLVLDDASRTVTPEAVRAVQRLRSANAGAVLTLRTLDDVAAPLRGPLLGATGCRMSLSGVTPWDGQQFAEVWGKEWTEARDITDRQFIAESPFTKALHLVRKAITGKAPTLQSVTVRQVERERWSASELAHGVPAGHAVLSLTTVRGEHAPPLLVDLRG encoded by the coding sequence ATGGACAGCGACGGCACTCACGACGCACGCGGCACGCGCGGTACGCCGGTGCCCAGGCCCGCGCAGCCGCCCGCGGTGCCCCCCGCCGCGCCTCCCTCGAAGCCGGCCCGCCCACCGGTCCCCGCGCATGCCCCCGGCGCCGACCCGGCCCTGCCGCCGCGGCCCGACGGAGCGGTGTTCCTCGAGTGGCTGCGGGCGCCGCGGCCCGAAGCGCCGCCCGGGGTGTGGCGGTTGGGGCATCGGGCGCGGGCCGCGCAGGAGCCGGAGCACGTGCCGGGGCGGCAGTTGTTGAGCGGGGCGCTGATCGCGTTCCTGTGCGGCTGGCTGATGTGGTCGCTGCTCTGGAACGGCTATCTGGGCGGCTGGTGGGTGGTGCCGCTCGAACTGGTCACCCCGGACTCCTGGCGCTCGGGCCAGGACCGGACCGTCAACGCCCTTACCTGGTACACGTATTACGGCCTCATCGCCTTCGCCATCATGGTCGCCGTCGGCCGCGTCGGCCGCTGGTCGGAGGTGTGGCGCCGCTATCTCGCCCCCCGCTTCAAGCGCCCCGAGCCCGCCCAGGCCCCGCCCGCCCCCCAGGAGGACCCGGCCCGCTGGCCCCAGTTGAGGCAGGCCGGAGCATCCGAAGCCGCCGACAGGCTGGCCGGCGAGGCCGCCGCGGGCCTGATGCGCGACGTCGACCACACCCGTATCGACCGGGCCTGGCAGTCCGTACGCTCCGGCCGGCACGCTCTGACCGACTTCACCCGCGCCGTGCTCAAGGACGGCGCCGCCGCCTGCCTGCACCCCTCCGGCGCCCGCGACCTCACCGCCCGCTCCGCCCGGCACGACCTGCGCACCGGCCAGGTCAGGCTCGGCCGTGCGGCGGACGACAAGCGCAACCCGTACGCCTATCGCGGCACCGGCCTCGCCCTCGGCCCCGACCTGCTCGGCACCTCGCTGCTCGCGGTCGGCCCGTCCGGCTCCGGCAAGACGGACCGCGTGACCCGGCCGCTCGCGGAGGCCCTGTGCCTGGGCGCCCTCGCCGGACGGGCGGCCGTCGTGGTCGTCGGCGCCGCGGGGGCCGGGCTCGGGCCCGCCGAGGACTACGACGTCGTGGTCCGGGTCGGACATCCCGACTCCGTGTACGACCTCGACCTGTACGGCGGCACCACCGACCCCGACGAGGCCGCGGCCGTCCTGGCCGAGGCCCTCGTCGGCGACCTGGCCGACCCGCAGCCCGGCGGCGACAGCCGCCGCAGCACGACCGTCCTCGCCCAACTGCTCGGCCCGTTCCACGCGGTCCACGCCCGCTTCCCCGGCGTACCGGAACTCCGCGAGCTCCTCGACGGCGCCCCCGTGCCGCTAGACAACCTGCGCAAGGCCCTGGACGAGGCCGGACAGCACGCGATGGTCCGCGAACTCGACGCCCGCGAACGGCAGTCGGGCACCCCCGGCGACCCGGGCCGGCTCCTCGCCGACCGCATCGCACTGCTCGACCGCCCGGCCTTCGCGGGCTTCTTCGACACGTCAGGTCAGGGAAGCCCCTTCTCCCTGCGCGCCCTCGACCACCCGGTCCGGGTCCGCATCGACCTGCCCGAACGCGGCCACGCCGACGCGTCCCGGATCCTGGCCCGCCTCGTCCTCGCCCAGTTCACCGCGAGCGCCGCACACCGCGAGGACCGCTCGCTCTTCGCCTGCCTCGTCCTCGACGACGCCTCGCGCACCGTCACCCCCGAGGCCGTCCGCGCCGTCCAGCGGCTGCGCTCGGCGAACGCCGGGGCCGTGCTCACCCTGCGTACGCTCGACGACGTGGCGGCGCCCCTGCGCGGCCCGCTGCTCGGCGCGACCGGCTGCCGGATGTCGCTGTCCGGCGTGACGCCGTGGGACGGGCAGCAGTTCGCGGAGGTCTGGGGCAAGGAGTGGACCGAGGCCCGGGACATCACCGACCGGCAGTTCATCGCCGAGTCGCCGTTCACCAAGGCCCTGCACCTGGTCCGCAAGGCGATCACCGGCAAGGCGCCGACCCTGCAGTCCGTGACCGTCCGCCAGGTCGAGCGCGAGCGCTGGTCCGCCTCCGAGCTGGCCCACGGGGTGCCGGCCGGGCACGCGGTGCTGTCGCTGACGACGGTGCGCGGGGAGCACGCGCCGCCGTTGCTGGTGGATCTGCGGGGTTGA
- the merB gene encoding organomercurial lyase: MNANADHVQQLADGLIAKWTSPKGVRLMGAGAAVVGGLLERGPLTPVAAGELLDWPADEVLSGFHAMDFDLETDEAGRITGAGVSLNEQRPHTMELQGRRVTGWCAMDVLMFPVVFKEAASAVTSRCPATGAPISLTVTPDGVRDLTPPTAHVTLAPATGADIREVFCNRVNIYATRELAEQAAAQDPDLAVCTVAEAWQIGKDLADLF, encoded by the coding sequence ATGAACGCCAACGCCGACCACGTCCAGCAGCTCGCCGACGGCCTGATCGCCAAGTGGACGTCCCCCAAGGGCGTACGCCTCATGGGCGCCGGGGCCGCGGTGGTGGGCGGGCTCCTGGAGCGGGGGCCGCTGACCCCGGTCGCCGCGGGCGAACTGCTCGACTGGCCGGCCGACGAGGTCCTGTCCGGCTTCCACGCCATGGACTTCGACCTGGAGACGGACGAGGCGGGCCGGATCACCGGGGCGGGTGTGTCCCTGAACGAGCAGCGGCCGCACACGATGGAGCTCCAGGGACGTCGCGTCACCGGCTGGTGCGCGATGGACGTGCTGATGTTCCCGGTGGTCTTCAAGGAGGCCGCGAGCGCCGTCACCTCGCGCTGCCCGGCGACCGGCGCGCCGATCAGCCTGACCGTCACCCCCGACGGCGTACGCGACCTGACTCCACCCACGGCGCACGTGACGCTCGCCCCGGCCACCGGCGCCGACATCCGCGAGGTCTTCTGCAACCGCGTCAACATCTACGCCACCCGCGAGCTCGCCGAGCAGGCGGCCGCGCAGGACCCCGACCTTGCGGTGTGCACGGTCGCCGAGGCCTGGCAGATCGGCAAGGACCTGGCCGACCTGTTCTGA
- the gabT gene encoding 4-aminobutyrate--2-oxoglutarate transaminase translates to MSAVPQERRVVTAIPGPKSQELQARRTATVAGGVGSVLPVFTARAGGGIIEDVDGNRLIDFGSGIAVTSVGASAEAVVRRASAQLQDFTHTCFMVTPYEGYVEVCEALAELTPGDHAKKSALFNSGAEAVENAVKIARAYTKRQAVVVFDHGYHGRTNLTMALTSKNMPYKNGFGPFAPEVYRVPVAYGYRWPTGAENCGAEASAQAIDQISKQVGAQNVAAIIIEPVLGEGGFIEPAKGFLPAIAQFAKDNGIVFVADEIQSGFCRTGQWFACEDEGVVPDLITTAKGIAGGLPLAAVTGRAEIMDAPHAGGLGGTYGGNPVACAGALGSIETMKELDLNAKAQRIGAIMKPRLAAMQEKFEVIGDVRGRGAMIAIELVKDRTTKEPAPEATAAVAKACHQAGLLILTTGTYGNVVRFLPPLVIGEDLLNEGLDILEEALAGV, encoded by the coding sequence ATGAGCGCAGTCCCGCAGGAGCGCCGCGTCGTCACCGCCATCCCCGGCCCGAAGTCCCAGGAGCTGCAGGCCCGACGTACCGCGACGGTCGCGGGCGGCGTGGGCTCCGTGCTGCCCGTCTTCACGGCGCGCGCGGGCGGCGGGATCATCGAGGACGTCGACGGCAACCGTCTGATCGACTTCGGTTCCGGCATCGCCGTGACCAGCGTCGGCGCCTCCGCCGAGGCCGTCGTGCGCCGCGCCTCCGCGCAGCTGCAGGACTTCACCCACACCTGTTTCATGGTCACGCCGTACGAGGGTTACGTCGAGGTCTGCGAGGCGCTGGCCGAGCTCACCCCGGGCGACCACGCCAAGAAGTCGGCGCTGTTCAACTCGGGCGCCGAGGCGGTCGAGAACGCGGTGAAGATCGCCCGTGCGTACACCAAGCGCCAGGCCGTCGTCGTCTTCGACCACGGCTACCACGGCCGTACGAACCTGACGATGGCGCTGACCTCGAAGAACATGCCGTACAAGAACGGCTTCGGCCCGTTCGCGCCCGAGGTCTACCGCGTCCCGGTGGCGTACGGCTACCGCTGGCCGACCGGCGCGGAGAACTGTGGCGCCGAGGCCTCCGCCCAGGCCATCGACCAGATCAGCAAGCAGGTCGGCGCGCAGAACGTCGCCGCGATCATCATCGAGCCGGTGCTCGGCGAGGGCGGCTTCATCGAGCCGGCCAAGGGCTTCCTGCCCGCGATCGCGCAGTTCGCCAAGGACAACGGCATCGTCTTCGTCGCCGACGAGATCCAGTCCGGCTTCTGCCGCACCGGCCAGTGGTTCGCCTGTGAGGACGAGGGCGTCGTCCCGGACCTGATCACCACCGCGAAGGGCATCGCGGGCGGCCTGCCGCTCGCCGCCGTCACCGGCCGCGCCGAGATCATGGACGCCCCGCACGCGGGCGGCCTGGGCGGCACCTACGGCGGCAACCCGGTCGCCTGCGCCGGTGCGCTCGGCTCCATCGAGACGATGAAGGAGCTCGACCTCAACGCCAAGGCGCAGCGGATCGGGGCGATCATGAAGCCCCGGCTGGCCGCCATGCAGGAGAAGTTCGAGGTCATCGGCGACGTCCGCGGCCGCGGCGCGATGATCGCGATCGAGCTGGTCAAGGACCGCACCACCAAGGAGCCCGCCCCGGAGGCGACCGCCGCGGTGGCCAAGGCCTGCCACCAGGCCGGTCTGCTGATCCTGACCACCGGCACGTACGGCAACGTGGTCCGCTTCCTGCCGCCGCTGGTGATCGGCGAGGACCTTCTGAACGAGGGCCTGGACATCCTCGAGGAAGCCCTCGCCGGCGTCTGA
- a CDS encoding phosphatase PAP2 family protein — MGIPNRAAEFLADLGGMTLALPVLAAALAYAAWRARREEEPRWWAAPLTAALAMLAVPLLVVPLKALFDRQGPPGMGGHGGFYPSGHSATATVAYGAAVLLLAPYVRSAYLRRELLIGGALLVAAVGAGLVRRGYHWPLDVVASWALGGMLLIGAVTGARYLRRSTEE; from the coding sequence GTGGGAATCCCGAACCGCGCGGCCGAGTTCCTCGCCGACCTGGGCGGCATGACGCTCGCACTGCCGGTGCTGGCCGCCGCACTCGCGTACGCCGCCTGGCGCGCCCGCCGCGAGGAGGAGCCCCGCTGGTGGGCCGCACCGCTGACCGCGGCCCTCGCGATGCTCGCGGTGCCGCTCCTGGTCGTCCCGCTCAAGGCCCTCTTCGACCGGCAGGGCCCGCCGGGCATGGGCGGGCACGGCGGGTTCTACCCGTCGGGCCACTCGGCGACGGCGACGGTGGCGTACGGCGCGGCCGTCCTGCTGCTCGCACCGTACGTACGCTCCGCCTACCTGCGCCGCGAACTACTCATCGGTGGCGCGCTGTTGGTGGCCGCGGTGGGGGCAGGTCTGGTGCGGCGCGGGTATCACTGGCCGCTGGACGTGGTGGCGAGTTGGGCGCTCGGGGGGATGCTGCTGATCGGGGCTGTCACAGGGGCGCGATACCTTCGGAGATCGACCGAGGAGTAG